Proteins found in one Takifugu flavidus isolate HTHZ2018 chromosome 7, ASM371156v2, whole genome shotgun sequence genomic segment:
- the LOC130528989 gene encoding N-acetyllactosaminide beta-1,3-N-acetylglucosaminyltransferase 3-like, with amino-acid sequence MTLNRLKTWLIFGTVCLLIYPFWRCIFTPAERFRFSQQKPQIRTKKFFQPGLKCQQNKAAANTSNFRDFPQHIQNFLYYRHCRHFPMLLDVPDKCGGAGKSADVFLLLVVKSSPLNYDRREVLRKTWAMERQHNGLWIRRIFISGTTGEGHEKSRMNNLLELEQREYSDILQWDFTDSFYNLTLKQILFLEWMERSCPHVRFLLNGDDDVFAHTDNMVEYLQNLKGNDGSKHLFAGYLIQGHGPVRWKPSKYYIPVEIYKEDSYFPYCGGGGFLLSSYTASVIYNMSRSITFHPIDDAYIGMCLAKAGLSPISHIGFRTLGLKIPSNKVNTYDPCYYKDLLVVHRFLPAEMYFMWNKISDPTLKCGRPLKCGAR; translated from the coding sequence ATGACTCTGAACAGACTGAAAACTTGGCTGATATTTGGAACTGTTTGTCTGCTCATTTACCCTTTTTGGAGATGCATTTTTACTCCGGCAGAAAGGTTTAGGTTCTCTCAGCAGAAACCACAAATAAGGACAAAAAAATTTTTTCAACCTGGACTAAAATGtcaacaaaacaaagctgccGCTAATACCAGCAACTTCAGAGATTTCCCTCAGCACATTCAGAACTTCCTCTATTATCGGCACTGTCGGCACTTTCCTATGCTGCTCGACGTCCCTGACaaatgtggaggagctggaaaatcAGCAGACGTCTTCCTTCTGCTGGTGGTCAAGAGCTCTCCACTGAACTACGACCGCAGGGAGGTGCTGCGTAAGACCTGGGCCATGGAGAGGCAGCACAACGGGCTGTGGATCCGGAGGATCTTCATATCAGGAACCACAGGGGAAGGTCACGAGAAAAGCAGAATGAACAACCTCCTTGAGCTGGAGCAGCGCGAGTACAGCGACATCCTCCAGTGGGACTTCACCGACAGCTTCTACAACCTGACCCTGAAGCAGATCCTCTTCCTGGAGTGGATGGAACGGAGCTGCCCTCACGTGCGCTTTCTGCTCAACGGGGACGACGACGTCTTTGCCCACACGGACAACATGGTGGAATACCTGCAGAACCTGAAAGGGAACGATGGAAGCAAACACCTCTTTGCTGGTTATCTGATCCAAGGTCATGGGCCTGTTCGTTGGAAACCAAGCAAGTATTACATCCCGGTTGAGATATACAAGGAAGACTCATATTTCCCCTACTGTGGCGGGGGAGGATTTCTCCTGTCTTCCTATACCGCCTCAGTCATATACAACATGTCCCGTTCCATTACCTTTCATCCAATTGATGACGCCTACATTGGGATGTGCTTAGCTAAAGCTGGTCTTAGTCCTATTTCTCATATAGGTTTTAGGACTTTGGGACTGAAGATCCCTTCAAATAAAGTAAATACATATGACCCCTGTTACTACAAAGATCTCTTGGTGGTGCACAGATTCCTACCTGCTGAAATGTACTTCATGTGGAATAAAATATCGGACCCCACCCTGAAATGTGGGAGGCCGTTAAAATGCGGTGCTCGATAG